The following is a genomic window from Chloracidobacterium sp..
ACCGGCGGTCAAAACAGTGAACTTGACCTCACATTAGCCCGGATCGATCCTATAAACGAAACAGTAACCATCGCGGTCGGCGAAAATCAGACCGTCGAGCGTGTGGCAAAGACGGTCGATGTGATATCAGGTTCCGAAATGCGTGAACGTGCTGACTTCACGCTGATCGATTCGCTTCGAAGCATTCCGGGATTTCGCGTTACGCAATCGGGCGGCTTCGGCCGGCTCGCCGCCATAAAAACGCGCGGCCTGCGGAACGGCGACACGGCGGTCCTTCTTGACGGCATACGCTTTCGCGATGTTACCGGCATAAACGGCGACGCTACACCATTTTTGAGCGATCTGACGCTTACGAGCGTTTCTCGGATCGAGGTACTCCGCGGCTCCGGTTCATCGCTTTACGGTACGAATGCTATCGGCGGCACTATCGATCTGCAGACACCGCAGGCACGGCAGGGAACGCACGGCCAAATAAGCGGAGCGGCGGGCGGAATGGGCCTTGGGCGCTTTCGCGGCAATCTCTCGCACGGCACACGCGACGGGCGTTTTGGATTTACGTCCGGCGTCTCGCGCACCGTCTATGCAAAAGGCGTTGACGGCGACGACCGGGCGGCAAATGTTAACACACAAGCCCGCGTAGATATTTCGCCCGCATCGAGGACCGCTATTTCGGGACGTATATTCTTCTCAGATGCGAATGTGCGGCTTAATTCCGAGCCTGATACGCTTGGCGTAATGCCCTCTGCGAACAGCGTGATAATAAACGCCGCTGCGGGCGGCAACTTTACGCCTGACGTTGACGATCCTGACAAATGGCAAACGTCACGAGCATTTGCCGGCCAACTTGCCGTCGATCAGGTGATCACCGACAAGCTTACGCTGCACGGTTACTATCAAGGCCTTTCGACAAAGCGGAAGAACGTCAACGGCCCGCTCGGTGCCGGATACCAGCCGTTCGGCGTTACCGAAACTAGCCTGTTCGACGGCAGTGTGCATACTGCGAACGTTCACCTGACATGGACGCCTGCAAGAATGAATACCCTGACCGCGGGCTATGAATTCGAGCGTGAGGCGTTCGGCAATGAAGGCAGAACGACCGCCGGAACGCAAGATTTCTCCACAAATGCCGGACAGCGGAGCAACACGGTATATGTTCAGCATCTTGCGGGCATGCTCGGCGGAAATCTGCAGCTTGCGGGCGGCGTGCGATTCCAGAGCTTTAGCCTTATGCAGCCGCGTTTCAGCCTTAGCAATGCACCGTACAGCGGTATTACGTTGAGCGATCCGCCGAGCGCCGTTACGCTGGACGGAGCCGCTTCGTATTACATATCGGCAAGCGGAACAAAACTGCGTGCCCACATCGGAAACGGTTACCGTGTGCCTTCGCTTTATGAGCGCTTTGGCGCGTTCTTCAACACATATCCCGGCAACAGCTTTATCGCACTCGGCGATCCTTTTCTCAAGCCGGAAAAGACCATCGCGGTTGACGCAGGCATCGACCAAGACATTTCGCGGGGCCGCGTGCGCTTGTCGGCAACGTATTTTTGGACGCGGCTTCGAGACATTATCGGCTACGGTAATGTCGTTCCGAATATCGGCACTACGGTTCGGCCGTTTGGCGGCTATTTGAACCAAAAGGGCGGGCGTTCGCAGGGCGGTGAGTTCAGCATAAAGGCCAAGCCGACGCTGACGACCGACCTCTTTGCGTCATATACATTTACGGACAGCGTTCAGCTTGTGCCGCAAGTTACCGGCAGCGGTATCCTAAGCACACTCGGTGTGCCGGATCATCAATTCACGCTTGTTGCGACACAGCGTTTCAGACGTTTTTGGGTGAACTTCGATCTGCTTGCCACGTCGGATTATCTTACGCCGATATTCAGCAACTCGACATTCTCGACCTATGTTTATCGCTTTAAGGGCAACCGCAAAGGCGACCTGACAGCGGGCTACACCTTCCGCCTTGGGCGTGAGGATCTCAGCCTGCGGGTTTACGGCACTGTTGAGAACGTCTTCAACACGACGTATTACGAGAACGGCTTCCGTACACCGAAAGCAACGGGCAGACTCGGGATGGCTTTTGCGTTCTAATACTGTCGTGCCGACGGTTTCCGTATCTGATATCATTTACACAAGAGGTGTACGGCGATGATGCGGAAACCGTTGTTCGTTCTTTTCTTTATTATCGTTGCAGGCATCGGTGCGGCATTAGCACAAGCGCGCACCGTTACCAACGATGACCTTGCACAATATCGCGAGAAGCGTTTGGCTGCCGAGCGTGACCTTCGCGAGAACTACGCTAAACTTGGCTTTCCGTCGCCCGACGAACTTGCACGCCGCAATGAGCGGGCGGCAAAGGAGCTGAGCGAAACGGCCGCGAGGCTGCGAGCCGAACGCGCGGCACGCGAACGCCTTGCGATCGAGGAACTGCGGGCCGCGGCGACACGATCGGCGCCGAGCC
Proteins encoded in this region:
- a CDS encoding TonB-dependent receptor, producing the protein MKNLAIIFVIILASLSAAAQQTAVLRGRVLDKGTGVAATLTLKASDGRFVAETESDPAGNYQFTGLKAGAYNLTARAKESGRELAAAAENIILTGGQNSELDLTLARIDPINETVTIAVGENQTVERVAKTVDVISGSEMRERADFTLIDSLRSIPGFRVTQSGGFGRLAAIKTRGLRNGDTAVLLDGIRFRDVTGINGDATPFLSDLTLTSVSRIEVLRGSGSSLYGTNAIGGTIDLQTPQARQGTHGQISGAAGGMGLGRFRGNLSHGTRDGRFGFTSGVSRTVYAKGVDGDDRAANVNTQARVDISPASRTAISGRIFFSDANVRLNSEPDTLGVMPSANSVIINAAAGGNFTPDVDDPDKWQTSRAFAGQLAVDQVITDKLTLHGYYQGLSTKRKNVNGPLGAGYQPFGVTETSLFDGSVHTANVHLTWTPARMNTLTAGYEFEREAFGNEGRTTAGTQDFSTNAGQRSNTVYVQHLAGMLGGNLQLAGGVRFQSFSLMQPRFSLSNAPYSGITLSDPPSAVTLDGAASYYISASGTKLRAHIGNGYRVPSLYERFGAFFNTYPGNSFIALGDPFLKPEKTIAVDAGIDQDISRGRVRLSATYFWTRLRDIIGYGNVVPNIGTTVRPFGGYLNQKGGRSQGGEFSIKAKPTLTTDLFASYTFTDSVQLVPQVTGSGILSTLGVPDHQFTLVATQRFRRFWVNFDLLATSDYLTPIFSNSTFSTYVYRFKGNRKGDLTAGYTFRLGREDLSLRVYGTVENVFNTTYYENGFRTPKATGRLGMAFAF